TCCATTGAGTAACAGGATATTCTGCAGTGGAAGCGGGGCCTTTTTGCCAATCGATTCGATATATTCCTTTATTTTTTGTTCTGATTAATATTCCTTTGGTAACAGATTGTTGCGAGCATGAGATCACGTTATTATTCTTTATAATTATCCAAGCAGTTGGAGAAGGGCTAGGATCCTGTTCGCAACCGGAGGTTAACACCCAGTTTCCGTTCAAAAGAGTTTGATTTTCCTCTGCTTGCGTCTTTTTGTCTTCGCCATTAATGGCGGAGGCCAAAACAGTCATCAATATAAATAGCGCGATTCTTATCATGGGGTCGTCTTTCCTTTATAGAAATAAAATGTTTCTAAAATTTACTAAATATGCGAATAAATAGTATATTAAAATATAGTCAAATTATTTTTATTCTTTTAAATTCGTTTTGCTCCCTCGTGAAAAGCATTTCTTCCTAATATAATAAAACTCTACTTCCTCCAGGCGGGCCAGCCTCATCTTAGTTCGCGCTTGACTATATTTCTTGTATGATGGAATGTCGATTATCCATGTCCGTTATACGTTATTTTACGACGATAGATAACTAAGCGTTTATGAACTCGATTTCGCTTCAGATGGGCAAGGTAGGACCTGCACTATTTGTCATCGTGTTCACCGTTAGTGGATGGGTCCGCCCGGATTATTCAACCGTTCGTATGCCTGTGAGTGCGCTCTCGCTTGGCCCGCTTGGTTGGATACAAATCTTGAATTTTGTGATTGTTGGAATTAGTTTCGTAGTTTTCTCTTTCGCTCTTCTTCCTGTCGCAAAGGGGCGTAGCTGGTCTCGAATTCTGCCGGTACTTCTATTTCTCATCGGATGCTCTCTCGCTTTCTCCGGCCTATTTACCATGGACGCACCTGACATCCCCCGAACTTCTTGGACATTCCACGGGTGGATGCATCAGATTCTTGGCGCAACGGTTTTTCTACTCTTTCCTACCTGCTGTTTCGTCTCCTCATGGACGGTACGACATTCCCGCTTTCGCCGGTGGAGTTTTGTCGTAGGATGTTTCATCGTTGTTTCCATTTTTGCCATGAAGGTCGCGCAATTGCAAGGACCCGAGGCTTTTCTTTTCTCTCATTTTGGAATTCTTCAACGTGTAGCTATCGTGTCCTACATGTTTTGGGTGATCACTCTTGCCTTTATGACTGAAAGAGCTTCAAAGAATCTCTGATCTTTCATTCGCGAATCTTATTTTGCGAATGACAAGGAATTCGTGAATAAATTACTCTATTAGTTATTATGGATGCAAGTTTTTGGCATCAAAAGTGGGGAAAAAACGATATCGCTTTCCACGGAAGCGAGACTAACCCGCTGTTGGTCAAATATTTCAAAATGCTATCTTTAGCGAAAGGCAGTAGAGTCTTTTTACCCTTATGCGGCAAAACTCTCGACATTTCTTGGCTGCTTTCAAACGGCTATCGGGTCGCCGGAGCCGAATTGAGCAAAATAGCCATTGAGCAATTATTTCAGGAACTTGGCGTCGAGCCGAAAATATCGAGCGTGGGGGAACTTGATCGCTATAGCGCAAATAATATCGATATCTTTGTCGGAGATATATTTAATTTATCTAATAAACTTCTCGGATCAGTCGATGCAATTTACGATAGGGCGGCATTAGTAGCCTTGCCCGAGGAAATGCGCAATCGATACACAACTCACTTAGTCGAGATTACGGATAAAGCGCAGCAATTATTAATTTGCTACGAATACGATCAAAGCTTATCGAATGGTCCTCCGTTCTCGATCAGTAACGAGGAAGTTAACAGGCACTATAAAAAGTATTATCACTTAAATTTCATCGGAAGTGAAAACGTAATCGGTGGATTGAAGGGACAATGTCCGGCAAAAGAGAATGTCTGGCTGCTACAGCATAACTAGTCCGCGCCGATTCAAGAACTGCGTTTATAGTAAAAGACATTGAAATACTCTTCGGAACAGTGCTTACCGTAACCTACTTCTTTGATTCGTTATGTTCAAAATATTATCTAATTCGAAAGCGTATTCTTGGCAAGTATCCGAGTCGGAGAAAATTCGATCTTTTGCCTGCGATGCATATATGAGTGAACCCGATGACGTTTTATTTCGGGGAATAGATATAAATGCCTCACCCGAACGCGTCTTCCCGTGGCTTTGCCAATTGAGAGTAGCTCCTTATAGTTATGATTGGATTGATAACAAAGGAAAACGCAGTCCAAGAACTTTGGATCCTGAATTGCAAAAATTGAGTATAGGGCAGAAGTTCATAATATTTAAGTTGGCAAGCTTCAAAAAGAACGAACACATAACGTTGATTACTTATACCCGCAAAGTCGAAAATTTCTTTGGTAAAATCGCTATGACTTATTTGGTGCAAGAAATTTCTACGGGTTCTTCCAGATTATTGGTAAAGATGTTAGTGAAGCGTTCAGGCCGCAAACTGCTCGCGGCCTTGCTTCCTTGGGGTGATTGGGTTATGATGCGCAAACAGCTTCTTACTCTAAAAGAGTTGTCGGAAACATTCGTCTAAACACCCTTTATATCGCTTAGCTATGCGAATGTCGACGGTCGATGAAAGAGATTATGCACTTTAGCTATCAACATAAGTCGATTCGGCTGCATAGATTCATTTATTAATTCTTACTAATGTATTGACCAGGCGGATCGCCCTGTAGCATATTTGCTATAAATTGATTGAAAAGGACAAAACCAAGCGCGGATATTTTACTGGTGCTCGTAATACTTGCCTGAAAGCGCACGGCTCCTCCGTCGAAACCGTGCATTGAAAAGGTCAATTCAAATCATCAATCTTAATATCATCGGGTGCGGGTCTGCCGCTACCGATTTCAACGAGACTTTTCAAGCTGAGCAGGAAGGTCGCCCATTTCATGCTGCAGTGTGCGGTGAAGTCGCTTTCATTCTTCCAATCCTGATGTCGAAAGTGAACGAGAGTCATGGCAGCTCCGTCCGGTGCGGTACCTGCGATCAATTTAAAATCTATATGGGAACCGATCCAGTCTTCGGGTCCCGAGGTGCATTCCCAGAGGACACGTTGAGGAGCGAGTTCTTGGACTTTCATCTCCATATTGGCTTTATGCCCGAAGTCGAAACGAATCGATTCGCCGACAGCGGAAGCCCCGCCCGAAAACATTCCATCGACCTGCTTTGTCCACCAGCCTGCAAGGCCCGTTTTTGTCGTCAGCGCCTGGATGACATCCGAGGCCCCGGCGCGAATTCCTATCTTGTGATATATCCCGTTCATATTCTTCTCCTTTCTTATTCGTGGATTTTTTCGGCCTTGCCGATAAAAACGTTATTTACTCTTCCTGCCCTTGCCATTTTTCCAGGCCGGATAGAATATTCGTCCAACCATGCTGATGCATTTTAATTTCAACGTCGTTTGCCAAACGTTCGTGAATCAATGTGACTAACGTCTGCGGTTTTCCGATCTTGCCTGTCCGATTCTTATCCGCAACCGTAGGCAATGCCGTAAAAGTAATCGTGACCAAGGTATCTCGTTCACCGGTGGCATGAGATCGCCATGTGAAGACAAGCTTTGTTGGCTCTTCGATGACAAGGTATTCGCCCACATGCGGTAGTACTTTTCCATCGAGAAGCATATCGATATGAAAGCGGCCGCCTGGACGCGGATCGATGCTCACAGATCCAAGGCCGATGGGATCTCCCGATAGGAACCACCGCGAAAATTCTTCGGCTTTCAGCCACGCTTGAAATAGTCGCGTCGGTTCTGCGTTAATTTTTTTTTCTATTTTTAGGACCTGTTCGGTCATTGTTTTGCTCCTCCATAAAGGTTTCGAGTTTGTCGAGTTTATTAGTCCAAAATTCCTGATGATAGGTGAGCCAGGCAGAAGCCTCGGAAAGAGAATGATTTTGCAGTTCGAGCCGGAAACTGCGCCCGTCCTCCGGAGCGCGTACCTTTCGCACAAGACCGGCTGCGGTTAGAACATCTATATGTTTGGCAACCCCCGCAAAGGACATAGAAAAGGGCTGCGCTAATTCTGAGATGGTGAGCGAGCCTTTCCGCAAACGTGCCAACATTTGTCGTCTCGAGTGATCGGCAAGCGCCGCAAATACTCGATCCAATTTTTGCTCCTTTTTGTATAATTCAACCATTTGGTTGAATATATGCCGAACTTTTCATTCGTCAAGTATTAAACCATTTTGTTGAATAAATTTGAAGACGATTTCCCTATTTAATGTATGATGAGGATCGCATATTATACGAGATGGAGGCATAATTATAACGCTATACGCGCCAATTTAGTCTGTTGCGATTTCCTAAATCTTTTGTAGACTTCAATTATTCTGCCGGGTATATATTTCACCCGTGGAATTAAATGAAAAACTGCTGTATCACCAGATTCATCCGTTGAAATTATGCGTTGATTTTAGTACGGGTCTTTATACGACTTATTTGGCCTGGCATCATAATCTTTCTTGGTTTCTAATTCTATTTCTTATTCCGTCTATTTTGATCACTATTTTGCTGATTAAATTTGCGGACCTCGAAAGCCTTAAAAACTCTGCATTCGGAAAATACGTTAAAAAATATATGAGTAAAACGACCCAGGGAATTCGTCTTGCGGGGCAGATATTAATGTGGACTGCTGCTTGGTTTCATTTAACGGTATTGATAGGAACCGGATTCGTCGTTATAATTGGGGGCTGGCTTTTCGGTCTATTCATAGAACGAAAGAATAAAAGAAAGCTCCGATAATTTCGGAATGGTATGGTTCGTTTTTGAAATTCCAATAATATTTTCCAAATTTTATTGGAAAATTAAAACCGGAACGGTCCTTTATAACAATTTCGTCTTTATTAGACCGTTCGTATTAAGCGTTAATTTTCCTTTCTTTCGTTCCAATCATTCTTCAATAATTGCAAAATAATTTCCCTCCGAATCTGCAAA
The Leptospira fainei serovar Hurstbridge str. BUT 6 genome window above contains:
- a CDS encoding DUF998 domain-containing protein, translated to MNSISLQMGKVGPALFVIVFTVSGWVRPDYSTVRMPVSALSLGPLGWIQILNFVIVGISFVVFSFALLPVAKGRSWSRILPVLLFLIGCSLAFSGLFTMDAPDIPRTSWTFHGWMHQILGATVFLLFPTCCFVSSWTVRHSRFRRWSFVVGCFIVVSIFAMKVAQLQGPEAFLFSHFGILQRVAIVSYMFWVITLAFMTERASKNL
- the tmpT gene encoding thiopurine S-methyltransferase, which produces MDASFWHQKWGKNDIAFHGSETNPLLVKYFKMLSLAKGSRVFLPLCGKTLDISWLLSNGYRVAGAELSKIAIEQLFQELGVEPKISSVGELDRYSANNIDIFVGDIFNLSNKLLGSVDAIYDRAALVALPEEMRNRYTTHLVEITDKAQQLLICYEYDQSLSNGPPFSISNEEVNRHYKKYYHLNFIGSENVIGGLKGQCPAKENVWLLQHN
- a CDS encoding SRPBCC family protein, whose amino-acid sequence is MNGIYHKIGIRAGASDVIQALTTKTGLAGWWTKQVDGMFSGGASAVGESIRFDFGHKANMEMKVQELAPQRVLWECTSGPEDWIGSHIDFKLIAGTAPDGAAMTLVHFRHQDWKNESDFTAHCSMKWATFLLSLKSLVEIGSGRPAPDDIKIDDLN
- a CDS encoding SRPBCC family protein, with the translated sequence MTEQVLKIEKKINAEPTRLFQAWLKAEEFSRWFLSGDPIGLGSVSIDPRPGGRFHIDMLLDGKVLPHVGEYLVIEEPTKLVFTWRSHATGERDTLVTITFTALPTVADKNRTGKIGKPQTLVTLIHERLANDVEIKMHQHGWTNILSGLEKWQGQEE
- a CDS encoding ArsR/SmtB family transcription factor, whose protein sequence is MVELYKKEQKLDRVFAALADHSRRQMLARLRKGSLTISELAQPFSMSFAGVAKHIDVLTAAGLVRKVRAPEDGRSFRLELQNHSLSEASAWLTYHQEFWTNKLDKLETFMEEQNNDRTGPKNRKKN